Part of the Catalinimonas alkaloidigena genome, CGCGTAGATGTCCAGATCGTTGATCACCAGTTTGCCTTCCATTTCTACGTCGAACAAACGTTCGTTACGGCTTGTGAACCAGTTCTCCGAGAACTCCATCGTCACGGTGTAGTCGCCATTCGGTACCGAAACTCCGTACGAGAAGTCAGCTCCAAACCGCTCGTATTGGTAGAGCGAGTTATCCGAGGTGTTCTTGATGTTGTACGTCGTGGCCCGGCGCTGGCTGCCGCCTTTGTAGTAAGCCGAATTGTCTTTCTCGAACGAGATACCACGGCTGTCGGTCAGGCCGAAAGAGGCACCACAGTTCAGGGCTTTTACCAGTCCACCTGGGGCAGACGTCCGGTCGCCTTCGCTACCGCTGGTCGGGGTAATGACCAGCGCTGAGACGCGGCACTCACGGTAGTCGATGTCGAACGTTACGTTCATCACGCCGTCTTTCACCTCAACCGTTTTTTCCAGATCGACGGCGTTAGCGTAGCCGCCCAGTTTGTGCAGATCCACATCCTGGAAGAGCTCTTTTCCTTCTACATGTACGTCGAAGCGACGTTGTCCATTGGACTTATACTTCAGTTCAGCAGTTTTGATGGTGAGCTTGTAGCTGCCGTTTTTCACCGGAATCGAGTAGGTGAACCAGCCAATGCGCTGTGTCTGGTAGAGCTTGTCGTCGCTGGTATTACCAATCGACAGCGAAGAGTAGTTGACGGTCGAGCCGCGGCCGTAGTACTTATCGGCCATGTAAGTCACACCCTTGCTGTCAGTGTACTGACCACCGCCGGCGTTGATGGCAATCTGACCGTTGGTTGGGGTCGGTGCGGCAGGAGAATCGTCTTTCTCGTCGTTAGGCGTCGTGTCAGGTGAAGAAGGTGACGAATCAGGGCCGCCTCCACGCCATCCTTTGCCTTTCGCCGGGCTGCTGCTCGAGAGGCCAAAGTCGCCGGAGCTAGCGTTTTTCCACTGAGGGTTACCCGTTTTGCCGCTGCACTCGTGGCCTTTTTGGTTGCACAGGGTCTTCAGGTCCTTGTGCGTAATGGCGTAGCTGCCGCTGGTCTCGATGCCGACGCGGACGCTGCTGCTGGGCGAACGGTAGAAGTTGTTGTTCGTGCTGTTGTTGCTGGACTTCGATCCTTGGTAGATGATGATGTGGGCACCTTTCGAGTTGTTGTGCGCATCCAGAATGTTGTAACGCACTTTGTTGTTTTTCAACTCGTTGCCGCCGCGAGGCATGCCGTGCAGTACGATGTCCTGCTCGTTGTTATAGAAGGTGTTGTACTCGACGATCGCGCTGGCCGAAGCCGAGATGTAGACACCTTTCAAGTCGTTGTTGTAGATACGGTTGTCTACTACTTTAACGCTGTAGTCATCGCCGCCGAACGAGTGGCCAATTTCGTAAGCAACCCCATGTCGGTTGTTGCTCAGGATGTTGTATTCAACCACGTTGTCGCCGAAGCAGTCATCGAACCAGACGCCGATGCCGTTGTTGTCGCGGACGTAGTTTTTCGAGATGGTCAGACCCCGTACGCCGTTGGTCGACTTGATGCCGCCAGAGTGCCACGCGGTAGAGAAGTTGCGGTAGTTGTTGTCCTCGATCGTGCAATTCTCGATCAGGCTGTTCATGTGCGGACGATCTTCGTCGTACTTCCAATTCGAATACCAGATAGAACCGTTGACGGTGATCCCGTTGCTACCGTTGTGAGTGAAAGAGCTGCGACGAATCTTGTGGTTGTTGCCGCGCATCAGTACGCCGCAGAAATCGCCGTATTCAAAGCTGCAGTCTTCAATTTTCCAGCCGCTGTAGCCCGTGGTGAGCATGCCGACGGCAACACGGTTGCGGGTAGAAGTGGTGTGACGGATCGAAAGATTCTGGATCGTGACGTTGGTCGTGTTGCCCCCGTTCAGGATTTCGTCTTTGACACTAGCCTCCATGTAATGGTTGTTGGGGCTAGAGCGATCTTTCAGCATGCAATAGAGCACATCCGATCCTGGGTCGTAATAGAAAGAGCCGGGCGTCAGGCTGGTAGAGCTGTTCGAGCCTACGATCGACAGGATCATAGCCCCCCCGATCGCCGCGTGAGTAACGTTCCAGCCGCAACGGTTTCCGCGCTGTTGCAGCGGCTTGCCGTCTACAAACAACTGCTGGCTGTTGGTTTTCCAACCCGTCTTTTTCCAGATGTCGCCAGAGTGTTTTTCCCAGCCGGTTACCTTGTCGGAGCCTGCAATGATGGTCTTTCCGGCACCTGCGCCTTTGATGGTAATGTCGTTGTTGGTGACGAGCAGATCACCTTCACGATACGTACCTGCGGCCAGTGTGATCGAGCCCCCGTTGCTTACCTTTTGCAAGGCTTTACCCAGCGTCCGGAGAGGTTTGCTGGAGGAGGTACCCGAGTTGCCATCGCTTCCCGATGGGCTGACATAATACTGAGCATAAGCAGTAGACCCACAGTACATGAGGGCTACAAAGAGTAGCAGTGCAATTCGCTTCATAAGTTTTAACGCACTTTATGGTTCAACAATCGTTTGAGCAAATCCGCTTTTATGATAAACATCTCGACCAAATTCTGCCTTGAGCAGGTGGCAGAAGTCAGTTTTTGAAAGAAAGTAGGGTTCCTATGTGCGTAAAAGCAGGTGGTGTGTACATAGACTTACTTACTTGTGCTTTCTGCGATGCCTTCTTGCATTTTGTTTAAAAGCTTCATGACAAAGATGTTGCATAAAAACTAGATTTCCAAAGCTGCTCCATAAAACTTTTTAGAGTCGCATGTAAGAAATGGATAAGGTTGTGCCTGAGCGTAATTATGCAATTGGTGTTATCATGTAAAATGTCCCTTTAAATGAAGATAATATAATATGTTATGCCTAAAAACAGGATAGAATCTATCTTTTTAGGATAATCGTAGGGATTATAACGTGAATGCATGAAGGTGAATAGGTATAATCATATATGGAGAAATTCTGGTACTATATGAATTTTTATTAATAAAGTACAACAAAATAGCCAGATATGATCAAACAAAAAGGAGGGGTGCAAAAGGGATTAAACCATTGAGGCGATCAGGAACTATTTGGATTATATTTATAGGTAGTTACATGAATTGTGGTGAGAGATATAGGATTATTTTTGGCCGCTGTTGATATATGGAAGTGAGTGGCTGGAAAGAAATTATGAATACGCTTTGTAAGGGGCTGTTTTTCAGTGATTTACAAAATCGCGATTTAGAAAACCTCTTATGTTGTAACAATATTTACTCTGTACTTTGCTGCGGGAAATCGACCAGCATGGTAGGGAGCGAAAAAAATAGTCGGCGTGTAAGGCAATAGCCCGAAGCGAAGTAAGGAAATGCAGGACCTGACAGAGGGGAAAACACAGAAACGGCAAAGCCCTCAGTGCGAGGGCTTTGCCGTTTTATAAAAGAACTGGAATTACAATCAGATGTGAATGACCTCGTCGTAGGCGGCCGCTGCTGCTTCCATGATGGCCTCCGACATGGTGGGGTGGGGGTGCACCGACTTGATGATCTCGTGGCCGGTCGTTTCCAGGTTGCGGGCCACAACTACCTCGGCAATCATCTCGGTGACGTTGGCGCCGATCATGTGGGCACCCAGCCATTCACCGTACTTCGCATCGAAGATTACCTTGACAAAGCCGTCTTTCGCACCCGCCGCGCTGGCCTTGCCCGAAGCGGTGTAGGGGAACTTGCCGACTTTGACTTCGTAGCCGGCTTCCCGGGCCTGCTGCTCGGTCATACCGACCGAAGCGATCTCCGGCTGGCAATACGTACAGCCCGGAATGTTATCGTAACGCAACGGCTGCGGCTTGTGGCCCGCAATTTTCTCTACGCAGATAATGCCTTCGGCAGAGGCGACGTGCGCCAGCGCCGGTCCCGGCACAATATCGCCGATGGCGTAAACGCCCTCTACGTTCGTACGGTAAAACTCATCCACCAACACGCGCCCCTTGTCGGTTTTTACGCCGACCTCTTCCAGGCCAATGCCTTCGATGTTGGTCGAAACGCCTACTGCCGACAAAACAATGTCGCACTCCAGCGTTTTCTCACCGTTCTTGGTTTTTACCTTCACCTTGCAAGCCCCCGGTTTGCCGTCTACCGCTTCCACGCTGGAATTGGTCATGATGTCGATGCCAGCCTTCTTGTACATCTTTTCCAACTGTTTGGAGACTTCTTCGTCTTCGTTCGGAACGATGCGCGGCATAAATTCCACGATGGTGACCTTCGTGCCGATCGAGTGGTAGAAGTAGGCGAACTCCACACCAATGGCACCGGAGCCCACAATCACCATCGACTTCGGCATTTTATCGAGCGACATGGCCTTGCGGTAGCCGATGATTTTCTCGTTATCGATCTTCAGGTTCGGCAGTTCGCGGGCGCGGCCGCCCGTGGCCAGAATGACGTGCTTGGCTTCGTAGGTGGTTTTCTTGCCGCTGGCGTCGGTCACTTCTACCTTCTTGCCTTTCAGGAGCTTTCCGGTTCCGTTGATCGTTTCGATCTTGTTTTTCCGGAACAGGAACTGAATGCCCTTGCTCATGCCATCGGCCACTCCTCGGCTCCGTTTCACCATGCCGCCGAAGTCGACCTCGGCACCGTCGACCTTGATGCCGTAGTCCTGGGCGTGTTGGATGTACTCAAATACTTGAGCGCTTTTCAGAAGCGCTTTGGTGGGGATACAGCCCCAGTTGAGACAGATGCCGCCCAGCGATTCGCGTTCGACCACACCGACTTTCATTCCGAGTTGGGATGCGCGAATGGCTGCTACGTAACCGCCCGGGCCGCTACCAACCACAATCAGATCATATGATGATGCCATGAGGAGTTGAATTGGATCTAGTAAGGATGCGCAAATTAATGCTCACTCCCCGGACGAGCAACCTGCATGGCAGAAGGATAAACGCGGCAGAATGCCGGTCGGTCAGTTGCCGAGCGGAATCAGCTGGAACTCGACCCGGCGGTTGGTCCGGCGGTCTTCTTCCGTACGCTCGGGCGTGACGATGGGGCGCTCGCTGCCGTACCCGATGGCCTCGATGCGGTCCGGATCAATGCGCCCGTCGGCAATAAGGTACAGCTTGATGGCCTCGGCCCGGCGTTGCGAAAGGTCCTGGTTCTTCTCCCGGTCACCGACCGAGTCGGTGTGGCCCGAAATTTTCAGGCCGAAGGCGGGGTTGTCGATCAGGAAGTCGTACAACGCATCCAGGTCGCTGTACATGTCCATCAGGATGTCGGCCTTGCCCTGTTCAAACTCGATGGAGGTGAAGCGAATCTTTTTACTCAGGATCGATTCGGCTTTGGCCTTGATCAGCGTGTCGCCGTTGAGGCGGAACTGTTGCTCGATCCGGAAAAACTCTTCCCCCTGGATGATCAGCAGGTAATTGTTGTTGTTGATCAGGTCGAAATCGAACGAGCCGTCTTTGCGAAGCGCCTTCGGCGCCACTTCGATGCCGTTGTCCAGATCGACGATCGAAACGATCCCCCCAAACGGTTTGCCCGTTACCGAATCGGTCAGAATGCCGCTCAGGCGGGTATCGGCCAGCGGCTGGGCGCCCATCGGCAACGGAAACGAGAACAAGTCGAGGTTATTCATCTGATCTTCCGAGCGGGCGTAAAACAAGTTTTTCGACTCCGAATCGATGGTGAAGTAATTCTCACTACCGATGCCGTTCACCAGCGGGCCAATGTTGCGTGGCTCGGTCCAGCGACCCCGGCGGTAGTACGATTTATAAATGTCGAAATTGCCGAAGTTGACCAGGTGGCCGTTCGAGCTGAAATACAGGACGTTGTGTTTGTGGTGGATGAATGGGCTGACTTCGCTGTTGCGCGTGTTGATGACCGGCCCCAGGTTCCGGGCCGGCGACCAGAGGCCCCCGCGTTTTCTGACCGTATAATAAATGTCGGACAGCCCGAAGCCCCCCAGCCGGTCGGAGGCGAAGTAGAGTGTATCGCCCGAGTGCGAAAGCGCCGGCTGCGAATCCCAGCCCTGGCTGTTCACGCTCGGTCCCAGGTTGCGAATGTTGCCGTACGAGCCGTCTTCCTGACGGTCGGCCACGAAAATATCACAGTCGCCGTACCCCTCGCGGCTTTCGCAGCGCACAAAGTAGAGGTTTGCGCCGTCGGGCGAAAGCACCGCCGACCCTTCGTTGTAGGGCGAGTTGATGTCGGTAAACGGTTCGGCCTCGCTCCAGCCAAACTCATCTTTCCGGCTGATGAAAATGTCTTCGTTCACCGTTTTCTGCAGCACGCCCTTCTGGTTGCGCTTCGACGAAAACAGCAGGACGTCGTTGGCGGCGTTCAGCGTCGGGGCGTAGTCGTCCGAGTAGGAGTTGACCACATCGCCCATGTTGAGCAGCACACCCCGGGGCGGCCGCAGGGTATCGATGGTCTTGCGGTACTCTACCAGCTCGTAATAATAGTCCAGCGGAATGAAGTAGTCGCGGTCCAGCTCGGTGAGCGAGTCGTAGTGCAGTTTGATGCGGGTGATGGCGCCGCGGTGGTGTTTGAGCGTCAGGCGGTAAATCGCTTTGGCCTTGCCCACCTGCCCGAGCCGTTCGTAAAGTTGCCCCAGCCGCCAGAGCAATTGCGTATCTTTATAAAAATTGCCGATGCGAAATTTACCGACGTAATCTTCCAGGAGCGGAAGCACTTGTTCCCATTTCTCTTTCTTCTCCAGGCGGGCTATCTTTGATAATGCTTTAGGGTTATAGTAGCGTAATTCAACGCCACCTTCGTAGAGATGAGGAAACCGGAAGTCGTAATTTTCGAATAGCGTGTCACGACCCGCCGTGCTCACGTTGATGCCGTTCATTTTTTTCTCCTGAGCCCACGCCTGCCCAGTAAGAAAGAAAACAACTACTGCAGAAAAAAACCATACGGATGGTTTGCTATTCATGGAGTTCCGCACAAGAAACGGTCTGAAACTTAGGTACGTTAGACATTTTCTGACAACGCTACATTCCGGCACTTTGGTACTCATTACGTTAGGCCTTAGCCGTAAGAAATTCGTTAAATCGTATCGTACACAGTTGGCCATCATGTCTTACGTTTCCCGCCGAAATGTCGAAAGATTCGGGTATTATGGCAGGTTTAGCGATCTGGCACTTGGCTTGTAAAGGTAAAACTAAACGGATGAGCGGCTTTTGACGTTCATTTATTTCTTTTGGCGTGTCAGTTTGACACCCCGACTTACAACTATATGAAAGATAATTTTCTAGGAATACCTTCTTCTTATCTGGCGAACATGGCAGAGCGTGACAACGGCGAGATGATTCCCATCCTGCCGACCGAAGAGGAGGACGATAAACTTGCGGCAGAAGGAATTCCCGACGTATTACCGATTTTACCGCTAAAAAATACGGTGCTTTTTCCGGGCGTTGTGATTCCCATCACGGTCGGGCGGCAGAAGTCGATCCGGCTGGTGAAGCGGGCCTACAAAGGCGATCGCATCATCGGGGTGGTGGCCCAGCGCACCGATACGGCCGAAGAGCCTTCGACTGAGGATTTGTTTGGCGTGGGGACCGTGGCGCACATCATCAAAATGCTGGTACTGCCCGACGGAAATACCACCATCATCATTCAGGGGAAACGCCGCTTCAGCATCGAAGAGATCGTGCAGACCGATCCGTACATGAAGGCGCGCATCCAGCTCATCACCGAAAACTTTCCCGACGTTCGGAAGAAAGAAACCAAGGCGCTGATTCAGTCGCTGAAGGACATCGCTTCCAAAATCCTGAAACTCAATCCGGAAATTCCACAGGAAGCGCAGATTGCGCTGGACAACATCGAGAGTCCTTCGTTCCTGACGCATTTTCTGTCGTCGAACATCAATGCCGACGTGGCCGAAAAACAGGAGTTGCTGGAGATCAACGACGGCATGCAGCGCGCCACCAAGCTGATGACGGCCATGATGAAAGACGTGCAGATGCTGGAGCTGAAGCACGAAATTCAGAACAAGGTCCACAAAGACATCGACGAGCAGCAGCGCGACTATTTCATCCGCCAGCAGATCAAGGTGTTGCAGGACGAACTGGGGCAGGAGGGATCGGAGCAGGAAATCGAAGCCCTGCGCGAACGCGGGATGAAGAAGAACTGGCCCGACGCCGTGGCGCAGCAGTTCAACAAGGAGCTGGACAAAATCTTGCGCATGAATCCCGCCGCCGCCGAGTATCCGGTTGCCATGAGCTACGCCGAGTTGCTGGTCGACCTGCCGTGGGACGAGTACACGAAGGACAACTTTAATCTGGTGCGGGCGCGCAAAATTCTGGATGCCGACCATTACGGCATGGAGAAGGTCAAAGAACGCATTCTGGAATACCTGGCCGTGCTGAAGCTGAAAAATAACATGAAGGCCCCCATCCTCTGCCTGTACGGCCCTCCGGGGGTGGGAAAAACGTCGCTGGGGCGCTCCATCGCGCGGGCACTGAACCGCAAATACGTGCGCATGTCGCTGGGAGGCGTGCACGACGAGGCCGAGATCCGTGGCCACCGGCGTACGT contains:
- a CDS encoding malectin domain-containing carbohydrate-binding protein, translating into MKRIALLLFVALMYCGSTAYAQYYVSPSGSDGNSGTSSSKPLRTLGKALQKVSNGGSITLAAGTYREGDLLVTNNDITIKGAGAGKTIIAGSDKVTGWEKHSGDIWKKTGWKTNSQQLFVDGKPLQQRGNRCGWNVTHAAIGGAMILSIVGSNSSTSLTPGSFYYDPGSDVLYCMLKDRSSPNNHYMEASVKDEILNGGNTTNVTIQNLSIRHTTSTRNRVAVGMLTTGYSGWKIEDCSFEYGDFCGVLMRGNNHKIRRSSFTHNGSNGITVNGSIWYSNWKYDEDRPHMNSLIENCTIEDNNYRNFSTAWHSGGIKSTNGVRGLTISKNYVRDNNGIGVWFDDCFGDNVVEYNILSNNRHGVAYEIGHSFGGDDYSVKVVDNRIYNNDLKGVYISASASAIVEYNTFYNNEQDIVLHGMPRGGNELKNNKVRYNILDAHNNSKGAHIIIYQGSKSSNNSTNNNFYRSPSSSVRVGIETSGSYAITHKDLKTLCNQKGHECSGKTGNPQWKNASSGDFGLSSSSPAKGKGWRGGGPDSSPSSPDTTPNDEKDDSPAAPTPTNGQIAINAGGGQYTDSKGVTYMADKYYGRGSTVNYSSLSIGNTSDDKLYQTQRIGWFTYSIPVKNGSYKLTIKTAELKYKSNGQRRFDVHVEGKELFQDVDLHKLGGYANAVDLEKTVEVKDGVMNVTFDIDYRECRVSALVITPTSGSEGDRTSAPGGLVKALNCGASFGLTDSRGISFEKDNSAYYKGGSQRRATTYNIKNTSDNSLYQYERFGADFSYGVSVPNGDYTVTMEFSENWFTSRNERLFDVEMEGKLVINDLDIYAKAGYRTAYTVTKTVRVNDGHLKIRFKSRRQAAVVSGIVIQKANSGAATDLVTTESTLQTVATDMQVYPNPFNDQVRLRFEASMPASTVRVFTSTGQLMETQSIPEGQVEWEMNTAHLPVGAYMISVETPGKAPQQRMVIKQ
- the lpdA gene encoding dihydrolipoyl dehydrogenase, whose amino-acid sequence is MASSYDLIVVGSGPGGYVAAIRASQLGMKVGVVERESLGGICLNWGCIPTKALLKSAQVFEYIQHAQDYGIKVDGAEVDFGGMVKRSRGVADGMSKGIQFLFRKNKIETINGTGKLLKGKKVEVTDASGKKTTYEAKHVILATGGRARELPNLKIDNEKIIGYRKAMSLDKMPKSMVIVGSGAIGVEFAYFYHSIGTKVTIVEFMPRIVPNEDEEVSKQLEKMYKKAGIDIMTNSSVEAVDGKPGACKVKVKTKNGEKTLECDIVLSAVGVSTNIEGIGLEEVGVKTDKGRVLVDEFYRTNVEGVYAIGDIVPGPALAHVASAEGIICVEKIAGHKPQPLRYDNIPGCTYCQPEIASVGMTEQQAREAGYEVKVGKFPYTASGKASAAGAKDGFVKVIFDAKYGEWLGAHMIGANVTEMIAEVVVARNLETTGHEIIKSVHPHPTMSEAIMEAAAAAYDEVIHI
- a CDS encoding OmpA family protein encodes the protein MNGINVSTAGRDTLFENYDFRFPHLYEGGVELRYYNPKALSKIARLEKKEKWEQVLPLLEDYVGKFRIGNFYKDTQLLWRLGQLYERLGQVGKAKAIYRLTLKHHRGAITRIKLHYDSLTELDRDYFIPLDYYYELVEYRKTIDTLRPPRGVLLNMGDVVNSYSDDYAPTLNAANDVLLFSSKRNQKGVLQKTVNEDIFISRKDEFGWSEAEPFTDINSPYNEGSAVLSPDGANLYFVRCESREGYGDCDIFVADRQEDGSYGNIRNLGPSVNSQGWDSQPALSHSGDTLYFASDRLGGFGLSDIYYTVRKRGGLWSPARNLGPVINTRNSEVSPFIHHKHNVLYFSSNGHLVNFGNFDIYKSYYRRGRWTEPRNIGPLVNGIGSENYFTIDSESKNLFYARSEDQMNNLDLFSFPLPMGAQPLADTRLSGILTDSVTGKPFGGIVSIVDLDNGIEVAPKALRKDGSFDFDLINNNNYLLIIQGEEFFRIEQQFRLNGDTLIKAKAESILSKKIRFTSIEFEQGKADILMDMYSDLDALYDFLIDNPAFGLKISGHTDSVGDREKNQDLSQRRAEAIKLYLIADGRIDPDRIEAIGYGSERPIVTPERTEEDRRTNRRVEFQLIPLGN
- the lon gene encoding endopeptidase La; the encoded protein is MKDNFLGIPSSYLANMAERDNGEMIPILPTEEEDDKLAAEGIPDVLPILPLKNTVLFPGVVIPITVGRQKSIRLVKRAYKGDRIIGVVAQRTDTAEEPSTEDLFGVGTVAHIIKMLVLPDGNTTIIIQGKRRFSIEEIVQTDPYMKARIQLITENFPDVRKKETKALIQSLKDIASKILKLNPEIPQEAQIALDNIESPSFLTHFLSSNINADVAEKQELLEINDGMQRATKLMTAMMKDVQMLELKHEIQNKVHKDIDEQQRDYFIRQQIKVLQDELGQEGSEQEIEALRERGMKKNWPDAVAQQFNKELDKILRMNPAAAEYPVAMSYAELLVDLPWDEYTKDNFNLVRARKILDADHYGMEKVKERILEYLAVLKLKNNMKAPILCLYGPPGVGKTSLGRSIARALNRKYVRMSLGGVHDEAEIRGHRRTYVGAMPGRIIQNLKKVGYSNPVYILDEIDKVGSDFRGDPSSALLEVLDPEQNSTFADNYLEVEYDLSKVLFIATANSLDTIQPALRDRMEIIEITGYTLEEKVQIAKRHLIPKQREEHGLSGKDLQFTEKGIIKVIEGYTRESGVRSLERKIGAVARRVARYVAMEEDYQRSIRPEQVTEILGAEIFDRELYEDNGRAGVVTGLAWTAAGGEILFVESVLSRGKGKLTLSGQLGDVMKESAVAALSYLKANANRLGVPYQLFDHYDIHLHVPAGAVPKDGPSAGVTILTSLASVFTQRRIKKLAMTGEITLRGKILPVGGIKEKILAARRAGIREVILCKSNQKDVKELEAELLKDLTIHYVTTAEEVLELALSKDKVEEPIELSWPQDHTAEKEKANA